One segment of Methanolinea mesophila DNA contains the following:
- the purD gene encoding phosphoribosylamine--glycine ligase — MTMNVLVVGGGGREHAIVRALASDSRNVIFSVMAKRNPGIAGIAREVLIEKETNVPAVVRFALTRGVEYAVIGPEAPLETGIVDALEDNAVGCMGPSRAAARLETDKAFCREMMNREGVAGCPKYRVFHDPELAAGFILDSEEEFAIKPIGLTGGKGVKIMGEHLDREEAGRYVRQLGGEVVIEERLIGEEFTLQAFTDGKTLVPMPLVQDHKRAFEGDQGPNTGGMGSYSMEDHSLPFVSENDREKALEIMYAAVHSMARLGQPYKGVIYGQFMNTARGPMVIEFNARFGDPEAMNVLSILESDFSEIVAGIAECTLSSRKVEFSRKATVCKYIVPSGYPETPNPGEPFSVHDYGNARLYYANVEEREGMLYTQTSRTMAFVGIADTLSEAETIAEHAAGSVKGPVRHRKDIGTADLLARRCAHMKEIR; from the coding sequence ATGACTATGAACGTGCTGGTTGTGGGTGGAGGTGGAAGGGAACATGCGATCGTCAGGGCCCTGGCCAGCGATAGTAGGAACGTCATTTTTTCGGTTATGGCAAAGAGAAATCCCGGGATAGCAGGAATTGCCCGGGAGGTCCTGATCGAGAAAGAGACGAACGTCCCCGCCGTAGTCCGCTTCGCCCTCACCCGAGGGGTGGAATATGCGGTTATCGGGCCGGAAGCGCCGCTGGAGACCGGGATCGTCGATGCCCTTGAGGACAATGCCGTTGGGTGCATGGGCCCGTCCCGTGCCGCGGCGAGACTGGAAACCGACAAGGCATTCTGCCGGGAGATGATGAACAGGGAAGGAGTCGCCGGGTGCCCGAAATACCGGGTGTTCCACGACCCCGAACTCGCGGCCGGATTTATCCTGGACTCCGAAGAGGAGTTCGCGATAAAACCGATAGGGCTCACCGGAGGGAAGGGCGTCAAGATCATGGGCGAACACCTCGACCGTGAAGAAGCGGGACGATACGTCCGGCAACTCGGAGGGGAGGTGGTGATCGAGGAGCGTCTGATCGGAGAGGAGTTCACCCTCCAGGCATTTACCGACGGCAAGACGCTCGTCCCGATGCCCCTGGTCCAGGATCATAAGAGGGCATTCGAAGGAGACCAGGGGCCGAATACCGGGGGGATGGGTTCTTACTCCATGGAAGACCATAGCCTGCCCTTTGTATCCGAAAATGACCGGGAGAAAGCGCTTGAAATCATGTATGCCGCAGTACATTCGATGGCAAGACTGGGACAACCTTACAAAGGCGTAATCTATGGACAATTCATGAACACCGCGAGAGGACCCATGGTCATCGAGTTCAATGCGAGGTTCGGGGATCCCGAGGCGATGAACGTCCTCTCCATCCTGGAGTCGGACTTTTCGGAGATCGTCGCGGGCATCGCGGAATGCACCCTCAGCTCCCGTAAGGTCGAATTCTCCCGCAAGGCCACGGTCTGCAAATACATTGTTCCATCAGGCTATCCCGAGACCCCGAACCCTGGAGAACCCTTTTCCGTGCACGATTACGGGAATGCCAGACTATACTATGCGAACGTGGAGGAACGCGAAGGAATGCTCTATACCCAGACCTCGCGGACCATGGCGTTCGTCGGTATCGCGGACACCCTGTCGGAGGCGGAAACAATCGCCGAACATGCCGCAGGATCTGTAAAAGGCCCCGTGCGACACAGGAAAGATATCGGCACCGCAGATCTTCTCGCCCGGCGGTGTGCGCATATGAAGGAGATACGATGA
- the pyrE gene encoding orotate phosphoribosyltransferase, giving the protein MVTRIAELLKSHGAVEFGDFVLASGKKSTYYMDIKSALTNPVVLRAIGKAMADTAAFDTVAGVAVGGVPLAVAVSLISGKPFAIIRSSGKDHGKSGTIIGNVEGKRVLLVEDVTTSGGSALYGVRELRKAGALVDIIVTVVDRQEGAPEMLAGENLTLIPLCTAQELLSA; this is encoded by the coding sequence ATGGTAACGCGGATAGCAGAACTGTTAAAGTCACACGGGGCGGTGGAATTCGGCGATTTTGTGCTTGCATCCGGGAAGAAGAGCACCTACTACATGGATATCAAGTCTGCGCTTACCAACCCTGTTGTCCTTCGCGCGATCGGTAAAGCCATGGCAGATACCGCTGCATTCGATACCGTGGCAGGGGTTGCTGTCGGGGGTGTACCTCTTGCCGTAGCCGTTTCCCTCATCAGCGGAAAACCATTCGCCATAATCCGGAGCTCGGGGAAAGACCATGGGAAATCGGGGACCATCATCGGGAACGTGGAAGGGAAGCGTGTCCTCCTGGTAGAGGATGTTACCACCTCCGGGGGATCGGCCCTGTACGGGGTTCGCGAACTCCGGAAGGCGGGGGCCCTGGTGGACATAATCGTTACAGTAGTAGACAGGCAGGAAGGGGCTCCTGAGATGCTCGCAGGGGAAAACCTGACCCTGATCCCTCTTTGCACCGCACAGGAGCTCTTATCCGCATAA
- a CDS encoding CDP-2,3-bis-(O-geranylgeranyl)-sn-glycerol synthase, with the protein MSINIHLESVVIALASALWIMLPAYVPNPVAAALGGGRPIDGGRNFRDGKRILGDGKTWRGFITGVIAGILVGLAEIAVQGTGALPMLPTHTVLTVVLFSAGALLGDMTKSFFKRRLGIKSGDQWIIADQYDLVAGAFVLTALISPGWIIANITPLIGLWIVIVTPILHKTANVIGYLAGVKKVPW; encoded by the coding sequence GTGAGTATAAATATCCATCTGGAGTCCGTTGTAATTGCCCTGGCCTCCGCCCTGTGGATCATGCTCCCCGCCTATGTGCCAAATCCTGTCGCTGCGGCTTTGGGTGGAGGGAGGCCCATCGACGGGGGGAGAAACTTCCGGGATGGAAAACGGATCCTTGGCGACGGTAAGACATGGCGTGGTTTTATCACCGGGGTCATCGCCGGGATACTTGTAGGGCTTGCAGAGATCGCAGTCCAGGGGACCGGAGCCCTGCCCATGCTTCCTACGCATACGGTCCTTACCGTGGTCCTCTTCTCAGCCGGTGCACTGCTCGGCGACATGACCAAGAGTTTCTTTAAAAGAAGGCTTGGGATCAAGAGCGGCGACCAGTGGATCATAGCGGACCAGTACGACCTTGTCGCGGGGGCATTCGTCCTCACCGCACTAATTTCACCGGGCTGGATCATAGCGAACATTACCCCTCTGATCGGGCTCTGGATAGTTATCGTCACCCCTATATTGCATAAAACCGCGAATGTGATAGGATATCTTGCAGGAGTGAAAAAGGTGCCATGGTAA
- the tes gene encoding tetraether lipid synthase Tes, with the protein MLLKKTRSLCPVCKNVLDADIVEEDGSVWLLRTCPEHGSFKDIYWSDAEMWHRFERYEVLGKGVENPQSSGTTDTCPTMCGLCNNHRSSTLLANIDLTNRCNLNCDFCFANARACGFIYEPTFEQIVAMLTVLREEKPCPAPAVQFSGGEPTMREDLPAIIRKAKELGFPQVQLATNGIKLARDVKYVEELRNAGLSTVYLHFDGVTRDTNPQLKIDEKVVKNCDEVGLGIVLVPTIIKGRNDDQVGAIIQFAADHISVVRGVNFQPIAFTGAASEEDVNRERITIPELLEDIEAQTEGVLKKSDFYPVPCVVPVSDLVEAYTGKPQIRFTAHQHCGAATYAFVTKDGLMPINRMVDVDSFFASLEQTAEKLKKGGSINKYKALLEGIKELHTSVKKSEQGSTTDFWKLIMKALVLQNFEALRDFHWNALFIGTMHFMDRYNYDLGRVQRCCIHYATPDGTLVPFCTYNSGPVYREVVWKKYSSEFKE; encoded by the coding sequence ATGCTGTTGAAGAAGACCAGAAGTCTCTGCCCTGTCTGCAAAAACGTCCTGGATGCAGATATCGTGGAGGAGGACGGGAGTGTCTGGTTACTGCGGACCTGCCCCGAGCACGGTTCTTTTAAGGATATATATTGGTCGGATGCGGAGATGTGGCACCGTTTCGAGCGTTATGAGGTCCTGGGAAAAGGAGTGGAGAATCCACAGTCCAGCGGGACCACCGACACCTGCCCGACAATGTGCGGCCTTTGCAACAATCACCGTTCGTCCACCCTCCTTGCCAATATCGACCTTACGAACCGCTGCAATCTGAACTGTGACTTCTGTTTCGCGAATGCACGGGCGTGTGGGTTTATCTACGAGCCCACATTCGAGCAGATCGTAGCCATGCTCACCGTGCTCAGGGAAGAGAAACCATGTCCCGCTCCGGCGGTCCAGTTCTCCGGGGGAGAACCCACGATGCGGGAAGACCTCCCGGCCATTATCCGAAAGGCAAAGGAGCTCGGGTTCCCCCAGGTGCAGCTGGCAACGAACGGGATCAAGCTCGCAAGAGATGTCAAGTACGTGGAAGAGCTGCGAAACGCGGGCCTTTCCACGGTATACCTTCATTTTGACGGGGTAACCAGGGACACTAACCCCCAGCTGAAGATCGACGAAAAAGTGGTGAAGAACTGCGATGAAGTAGGCCTTGGCATTGTGCTCGTCCCGACCATCATAAAAGGAAGAAACGACGACCAGGTGGGTGCCATAATCCAGTTCGCCGCGGATCACATTTCCGTCGTGAGAGGGGTTAATTTCCAGCCGATCGCATTCACCGGGGCGGCGAGCGAAGAAGATGTGAACCGGGAGCGGATCACCATCCCCGAACTCCTGGAGGATATCGAGGCGCAGACCGAGGGCGTGCTGAAAAAATCTGACTTTTACCCCGTCCCCTGCGTGGTCCCGGTATCGGACCTGGTGGAGGCGTATACCGGGAAACCGCAGATCCGGTTCACCGCCCACCAGCACTGCGGGGCGGCCACGTACGCATTTGTCACCAAGGACGGTCTCATGCCCATCAACCGTATGGTCGACGTGGACAGTTTCTTCGCCTCTCTTGAGCAGACCGCGGAGAAACTGAAGAAAGGCGGTTCCATCAACAAATACAAGGCACTCCTGGAAGGGATCAAGGAGCTCCACACCTCGGTGAAGAAGAGCGAACAGGGGAGCACCACGGATTTCTGGAAACTGATCATGAAAGCCCTGGTGCTCCAGAACTTTGAAGCATTGCGCGATTTCCACTGGAACGCACTCTTCATCGGGACCATGCACTTCATGGACCGTTACAATTACGACCTGGGCAGGGTCCAGCGGTGTTGCATACATTATGCTACACCCGACGGGACACTCGTTCCCTTCTGCACTTACAACAGCGGACCGGTCTACCGCGAAGTGGTCTGGAAAAAATACAGCAGCGAATTCAAAGAATAA